The Gemmatimonadota bacterium DNA window CTCCTCCTCGGGATCACCAAGGCGAGCCTCACGACGGAGTCCTTCATCTCCGCGGCTTCCTTTCAGGAGACCACGCGCGTGCTGACCGACGCGGCGGTTCGCGGGGCCCGTGACGACCTGAAGGGACTGAAGGAGAACATCATCATCGGGCACCTGATCCCGGCCGGGACGGGAATCCACCGGTACTCGGGGATCGAGTTCATGGTGGACGAGGCGTTCTACGACGAGGAGATCCTCCCCCTCACCGAGCCGGGTGGGCTCATTCCCGGGCTGGAAGAGGAACCGTCCGAGGAAGAGGCGGCCGTGGATTGACGGGCGTCCCCTAGGATTGGCGGGGCGGATGGGCAGGAGAGGTTGGCCGAGGGGGTGGGTCCAGCAAGCGGACCCACCCCCTCGCGCCGTCAGCGCGCGGGGTCCACTGCGGATGGCGCCGGATCGCCAACCCGGAGAGGGGTGCGGCACTCATACATTTTGGTAGCCTTAACCCCTTTTCCCACCTTCCCGTAGGACGTTCGCGGCCGTGCGGGTCCCCTCAGGTTAGCGTGTAAGTCGTTTTTCTGCAACATCTTGAGTCAAGTGAATCTGGACTGGCACGAGACTCGCATTCCCGTCCCTGCAAGTTCGCGCCTTCCCGCACGTCGGGACCGATTCCACTGGATGCCCATTCCTCCCAGGAGGTCACTGAAATGAGACGTACGTTCTTGGCGCCCGCGATTATCATGGCGGCGCTCTCCCCGATGCCTGGTTCCGCGCAGGAGGTCGACGTCTCGGCGAATGCGGGGTGGGTGAGCGAGTACTATTACCGAGGGATCCTTCAGAAGGCATCGTCGGCAAGCGCCGGTCTGGACCTGGCCGCCGGTGGCTTCTACGCGGGCACGTGGGGTGCCGATGTCGGGGACGGTGCGGAAATCGACGTCTATGCCGGATACGGGCTCGATCTCACCGAGATGGCCAGCCTGAGCCTCGGTGGGACGGGGTACTTCTATACGGGCCAGTTCGACGACACGTACCTCGAGGCGAATGTAGGCCTGGGGGTCGGCCCGCTCGCACTCGAATACTCGTTCGGACAGTACAGCAACTTCGGCGATGAGGTGGACTACAGCTTCATCGGGCTCACTGCCGAGCGGAATGGGGTCTACGCCACGATCGGTGCCTTTGGGACCGACATGGCGCTGGCCGAGATAGGCGACGCCGGGAAGTACCTCGAAGCCGGCTTCGCCTTTTCCGCCGCCGACCTGGACTGGATCATCTCCGGGATCTGGAATGACTCGATGCTTTCCAGCGCGCTGGACGACGAGGGTGAGCCCACGCACGAGTTGACCCTCGTGGCCGGTGTCAGCAAGACTTTCACGATCCGTTGAGGATGAGGGCCGGGCGCGGCCGGTTTCGCGCGCCACGGATTTGCGGCAAGGCCCGGTCGGGGGCACGGCGTAGGCCGGGCTCCCGGCCGGGTGGCGCGTCCAGCGCTGTTCGGGTGAATGCGCTGTATTCTGATCCTACCAATTGGTATGATTCTGGGCACTTGTTCGTGGGACTTCCTACACCGGGGTAAACGTTGGTCGAAATTCAGGATCGGTCGCGCTGGCTTTCCCTCCTCTACGAGGCGGCTACGCTCCTGGACGAGTCTTCTGACGTTCGGGCGGCGGTCAAGCCCAGCCTCGTCGCGCTCGCCCGGCACATGAATGTCGAGTATGCCACTCTGACCGTTCTCAACCGGCGGACATCAGAGATTCTGGTGCATGAGGCGGTCGGCCTTACCGACGACCAGCGCCAGCGAGCGCGGTACCGCCTTGGCGAGGGTATCACCGGGCGGGTCGTCCAGACGGGTGCGCCGGTCGTGGTCCCCACCATCTCGGCCGAGCCCCTCTTCCTCAATCGAATCCGTTCGGGGGACGAACGAACTACGGAGATGGCCTTCGTCTGCGTCCCCGTCCGGCTCGGGAACGAGACGATCGGGGCGCTCAGCGTCGAGCGCTCCTACGGGCATGACGTCTCCTTCGACGAGGACATTCGCGTCCTTTCGATCATCGCCTCACTGATCGCACATGCGGTTCGGCTCCAGCAGTTCACGGAAGAGGAAGCGGCGCTCGTGGCGGAAAACGAGCGCCTCCAGAGGGAGCTGGCCGACAAATACCGTCCGGCGAACATCATCGGCAACTCTCGGGAAATGGCCCCCGTTTACGAAATGATCGACCAGGTGGCGAGGAGCGACGCCACGGTGCTCATCCGGGGGGAGAGCGGCACCGGGAAGGAGCTGATCGCGCAGGCGGTTCACTACGGGAGCCCGCGCGCGAAGGGACCTTTTATCCGCGTGAACTGCGCCGCCCTCCCCGAGGGGCTCATTGAAAGCGAGCTCTTCGGCCACGAGAAGGGTGCGTTCAGCGGAGCGGTCCAGCAGAGGGTGGGGCGCTTCGAGCGCGCTGCCGGCGGGACGATCTTCCTCGACGAGATCGGAGACCTGACTCCGACCGTCCAGGTGCGCCTCCTCCGGGTGCTCCAGGAGCGGGAATTCGAACGCGTCGGAGGAAACAAGGTCCTCGACGCCGACGTACGCGTCGTCGCGGCCACGAACCGTCCCTTGGAAAAAGACATGGAGGAGGGCCGGTTTCGGGCCGACCTCTATTACCGGCTGAACGTCTTCCCCATCCACGTCCCTCCGCTCCGGGAGCGGAGGACCGACATCATTCTCCTCGCCGACCACTTCATCGAAAAGTACAGCGCGCGGCATGGGCGATCGATCGTTCGGCTGTCGACGCCGGCGATAGACCTTCTCATGGCGTATCACTGGCCGGGGAACGTGCGCGAGCTCGAAAACGCCATCGAGCGCGCCGTGCTCCTCGCGGACAGTGACGTGATCCACGCACGGCTCCTCCCTCCGAGCCTCCAGATGGCGCGGGCCGAAGACGCCCGATCGGGTCCCTTGGAGTCCCAGGTTGAGGCGCTCGAAAAGGAGCTCATCATTGACGCGCTCAAGGTGAGCCGGGGGAACCGCGCTGCCGCGGCGCGCCTCCTCGGGATCACCGAGCGCGTCATGGGGCTGCGCGTTCAGAAATACGCCCTCGAGTGACACCGGAGTGCAGGCCACCGGAATGTAGGATGCTCCGGTTCACCTACCTGGGTGTAGCTTTCCGGACTGTTTCCTAAGGCCCTTCCGGGCACTTCTCCGAAGCCCAAAAACACAATTGCCAGAACGCTTTCCGACGGTCCAGGCGACGCGTGAGTCGCCTGGCACATGCTTTGCCCCTACTGGCCGCCTCGATGTCGCGGCTCGCGCGATGAGGTCGTCCACCCGGTCCGATCGGAGGAAAATTACACATGCGGCACTTTCGCAAACTCCTGCCCGCCCTTCCGGCCCTTCTTCTCGTGGGGCTCCCCGCGCTCGCCGGGGCTCAGGAGGTGGAGGTGACGGCGGCGGACGCGGTCTTCACGGTCAACAACACCTGGATGTTGGTGTCCACGTTCCTGGTGTTCATCATGCACCTGGGATTCACCAGCGTCGAAGCCGGGCTGACCCAGTCGAAGAACACCACGAACATCATCTTCAAGAATGTGGCCATCGTCGCGATCGGGCTGCTCACCTACGCGCTCGTAGGCTTCAACCTGATGTATCCGGGGGATTTCTCGATCGCCGGGGTCTTTGGTTTCGCCGGATTCGGGATCGGGACCGACGCGGCCGGGCTGACGTCCGCCTACAACCCTGGCTATACCTATTGGACCGACTTCATCTTCCAGGCGATGTTCGCCGCGACCGCCGCGACGATCGTCTCAGGCGCCGTGGCCGAGCGCATTCACCTCCCTTCTTTCCTGATCTTTTCGACGATCTACGTCGCTCTGGTTTATCCGGTCCTAGGGTCCTGGCAGTGGGGAGGAGGCTGGCTCTCGGAACGGAACTTCCACGACTTCGCGGGCTCGACGCTCGTGCATTCGGTTGGCGGCTGGGCCGCGCTCGCGGGGGTGATTCTTCTCGGGCCACGCCTGGGGAAATACGTGAACGGCACGATCCGGCCGATTCCGGGACACAACCTGACGCTGGCCGCGGCCGGAATGTTTCTCCTCTGGTTCGGTTGGTACGGCTTCAACGGGGGTTCGGTGCTCAGCGCCGATCCGGGGATGGTTTCGCTCGTTTTCGTGACCACGTCCCTCGCGGCGGCGGCCGGAATCGTCGGGGCCATGCTGACCTCATGGACGGTCCAGAAACACCCCGACCTCACGATGATCCTGAATGGGGCGCTCGCGGGGCTGGTCGGGATCACCGCCGGTGCGGACGCGGTGAGTGTGACCTCTTCCATCCTGATCGGGGCGATCGCCGGCGTGCTCGTCGTGTTTTCGGTCATCCTGCTCGACAAGTGGAGGCTGGACGACCCGGTCGGGGCGATCTCGGTGCACCTGACCTGCGGGATCTGGGGCACGCTCGCGGTGGGAATCTTCAGCAGCGACTTCAACTTCATGACCCAGCTGATCGGCGTTGCGGCCTTCGGCGCGGTGGCCTTCCCGGCCGCCCTGCTGATCTTCGCAGCGGTCAAGGTGACTCTCGGTCTCCGGGTGAGCGAGGAGGAGGAACGGCGGGGTCTGGACCTCACCGAGCACGACATGGAGGCGTACCCGGAGTTCGAGACCTTTTCCCTTCGCTGACGGGTTGCCGAATACCCAACGCTCAACACGAACGGAGTGAACGATGAAACTAGTGATCGCGTACATTCAGCCCCATCGGCTGCATCACGTGAAGAAGGCGCTGACCGACGTGGGAGTGGCGCGGATGTCGGTGTCCAACGCGCAGGGATGTGGTCAGCAGAGGGGCTTCACGGAGACCTATCGCGGGACGGAGTTCGAGGTTCAGCTCCTCAAGAAGACGCGTCTCGAGATCGCGGTGAACGACAACTTCCTCGAGCGTACCAAGGATGCCATCATCGCGGGAGCGCGCACGGGCCAGTTCGGGGACGGGGTGATCTTCGTGCTGGAGCTCGGGGAGTGCCTCCGGATCCGGACCGGGGAGACGGGGAGCCCGGCCATCGGGTAGGGGGTCTCGCGGGACCGGAAGGAAAGTCGGGGGGGGGGGGGGGGGGGGGGGGGGGGCCGGGTCCGGCCGGATGGAGGCCGCCGGACCCGGCCGCGCCCCTCGTTCGGACCTCAGCCGCCGCCCGCCAACCGCACCTGGAATCGTCCGTCCGTCACCGAAACGGGGGCGTCGGCCTCCAGATCCTTCCCTTCGAACGCAAAGCTCCCCGACGCGTTTTCGCCATCGAGGGATTCGATCGTGATGGCGCCCGAGGTGGGCGCGATCATCCGATTGCGGACCTGGAGTCCCAGGATCACGCCCACGAGGCCGCCATCCTCGTCAAGCCGAATCTCGAACGTACCCACTCGCGCGTCCGGAATTTGGATCTGGACGGCGTTGCCGAAGTTTGTGAGCACGAGCGTACCGTCTTCGTCGACGGTCGCGAGGCTCACATTGGCGGTAAAGGGCGTCCCATCCACGTTGGCGGTCACCGTTCCCGCTTGAAGGCCAGGGATCTGCGCCGAGACGCTCCAGGAGAGGGCGAGTCCCACGGCCAGAGCAATGCAAAGGGCGACGCGCTTCGGCATATTCATCTCCCGGGAGGTTGCGACTTCAGGCGAGTGCCTGGTCGAAGGTCTCCTCTGAACCCAGCGCGGCTTTCCAGAGTTCCTTTCCCACGCGGACAGGCTACGGTCGAAATGACCCCACGCGGTGCCATGGCCATCCACTTGGCCCTTTCAGGTTTCGGACTCGGCGCGTCACCGGCGGCGCTCGCCGCGCAGGGACTCCCTCCGTACGCCTCCCTCAATCCGGTGGTCGAGATGCGTTCGGGGCTGTCGACCCTGCCCCGATTGGAGCCCGGCGCACTGTGGCACGCGCAGGTGACGACCGACTATGGGAGCCTGATCGAGTACACGGCCGTCACGCAGGAGAAATTCGTGCTCGACGCGGAGATCTTTTCGACTCGCGTCTCCGTAGCGCGGGCGGTCGGAGGACATGGCTTCGTGTTGGCGGGAATCACCTGGAGCCAGGCGGGCGACGGCCAACTCGACGGGCTCTTCGACGCCTACCACGACCTGATCGGAGTGACCGTCACAGGCCGCGACCTGCGTCCTGAAAATGACTTTGCTTACCGCTTCGCGGTCGGTCAGCACGAATTCGAATACGAGAAGGCGTCGGGTTTCCTGGGAGATCTGCGCGTGGGCGCGGGTCTCCGCCACCACGATGATTGGCAAAGCGTCTTCTCCGTCACGCTCCCGACGGGCACCGCCCCGGACGGATACCGGAAGGGCGTCGCGTCGGCCAATCTCACGACTCTCGTGCATCGCGACTTCGGGAGAGAAGCTCGATACGGATATGAAGGAACGTTCGGGGTGGGGGTCACGCCCCGGCGAGGGGAGCTCCAGGATTGGCAACGAACGACCTTCTTTCTCGTGGCACAGGGAATGCGGGCCCGGTTGCTCGGGCCCTTGCAGGCCTATGCGAATGTCGTATTCGTGACTCCCTATTATCGCGACACCGGCATCCCCGAGCTCAACCTGCATGAGCTCACCCTGGATCTGGGTGCCCTCGTCCGATTCGCGGCCGGACCCACCTGGCTTGCCGGGATGACCCAGGATCTGGCGCCGCACGGGCCCGCGGTGGACGTCGTGTTTCGACTGGGGGCGTACTGGTGAGGGGAACAGGGCGGAGTAGGTACGGTCCGGAGAAGGATCGGTCGGCCGGGTCGAAGAAGGCGTCAGGAAGCCGTACCGGGCCCGCGCCAGGGGCGATAGGTGCCGAGCACGCGCACCGACTGCGCGCGAGCTCGAACCTGCTCCAGCGCCCGCTCGACCGCGTCCGGCGAAGGGCTTCCCTCGAACTCCAAGAAAAAACGGTAGCTCCAGGGCGTGTTCCCGGGTCGTGACTCGAGCTTCGTGAGATTCACGCCACCCTCCGCCAGCGGTTGAAGGATGTCCACGAGGGCGCCTGGCCGATTTTCCGTCTCGACGAGGAGCGCGGTCTTCCAACCCGCATCGGCGTGGGTGTACTCGCCGGGAAGCGGCGGACCGTCCTCCCGCCGGATTACGAGGAAGCGCGTCTGATTGTCGGACCGATCCTGTAGGTCCTCCGCCAGAACCTGGAGGCCGTACCGCTTGGACGCGCGCCGTGCGGCGATGGCTCCCACCGTGGGATCCTTACCTTCGGCGACCTCCTTGGCCGCCCCGGCCGTGTCGTACACGGCCACGGCCTCGATCCCGGGATGCCGAGATAGGAATTCGCCACATTGTGCGAGGGCCACCGGGTGCGAAATCGCTCTCCGTAGTCCCTCGAGCGTCGCGCCCGGGACTCCCAGAAGAAAGTGGCGGATCGGCAGGATCACCTCGCCCACGACCGCGAGCCCCGGTTCCGCGAGCACGTCGTAAGCGGGTTGGACCGTGCCGGCCAAGGTGTTCTCCACCGGGAGGAGCCCCGCGGGGACGCGACCCGACCGGACCGCCTCCCCCACCTGGCGAAACTCCCGGCAGGGGAGCGGCTCCACATCCGGGCCGAACCAGGTGCGGACCGCCTCTTCGCTGAACGCCCCCAGCTCGCCCTGGAAGGCGACGGCGAGGCTCATGCGATTTGCTCCCGAGCCTCCTCGAAGGCGCGTATGCGGTCGAGCTCCTTCAGGGTGAGATCGATGTCGTCGAGTCCCTGGAGGAGACTGTCCCGCCGAAACGGATCCACCTCGAAGGGGCTCTCGAGGCCGCGATCGTCCGTCACCAGGCACCGCTCGAGATCCACCGTGACTTTCGTCCCGGGGTGGGCGAGGGCCCGGTCCATCAAGGTGCGCAGCTCCGTGTCGGGGAGGGTGACCGGCAGGAGCCCGTTCTGATAGCAGTTGCTCTCGAAGATGTCCGCGAAGCTCGGCGCGATGACCGCGCGGATTCCGAAGTTCTCGAGGGCCCACGCGGCGTGCTCTCGCGAGGATCCGCATCCGAAGTTGCGGCCGGCGAGGAGGATCGGAGCTCCCCCATACTCCGGGCGATTCAGCACGAATTCCGGATCGGGAGAGCCGTCGGCCAGGTAACGCCAGTCGAAGAAGAGGAAGTCGCCGTACCCGGTCTTCTCGATCCGCTTCAGAAACTGCTTGGGGATGATCTGATCGGTGTCCACGTCCACCCGATCGAGCGGGACCGCGGCCCCGGTCACCGTGCGGAAAGGCTTCATCGGTCGTTTCCCCAGGAGCGGATGTCCACGAAGTGGCCCGCCACGGCGGCGGCAGCCGCCATCTGCGGGCTGACGAGGTGGGTTCGGCCCCCGCGCCCCTGGCGCCCCTCGAAGTTGCGGTTCGACGTGGAGGCACAGCGCTCTCCGGGCCCGAGAATGTCGGGGTTCATTCCGAGGCACATGGAGCATCCGGCCTCCCGCCACTCGAACCCGGCCTCCTGGAAGATCCGGTCGAGCCCCTCCTCCTCCGCCTCGCGCTTCACCCAGGTGGATCCGGGGACGACCATCGCCCGCACGTCGGGGTGCACTTTGCGTCCACGCAACGTCGCGGCGGCGTTCCGGAGGTCTTCGATCCGGGCGTTCGTGCACGATCCGATGAAGACCCGGTCCACGCGGATCTCTTGGATCGGCGTTCCGGCCGTGAGCCCCATGTACTCTAACGCCCGCTTCGCCGCCTCACGGTCGTCGGGTGCCGTGAAGTCCTCCGGGCTCGGAACGCTTCCGGTCACCGGGACGACCATCCCCGGGTTCGTTCCCCAGGTCACGGTCGGCGCGAGCTTCGCCGCGTCGATGATGACGGTGCGGTCGTAACGTGCGCCGGGGTCCGAAGCGAGGGTGCGCCAGCGTTCCACCGCGCGGTCGAAGGCCTCCCCCTGAGGCGCGTGCCCGCGTCCGCGCACGTAAGCAAAAGTCGTCTCGTCGGGTGCCATCATGCCGGCCCGCGCACCGGCCTCGATGGACATGTTGCAGATGGTCATCCTCCCCTCCATGGAGAGGGACCGAATCGCCTCGCCCGCGTATTCGATGACGTGTTCGCGCGCTCCGTCCACCCCAATCTCTCCGATGATCGCGAGGATCAGATCCTTGGCCGTGACCCCTGTCGGAAGCGTGCCCTTCACCTCCACGAGAAGGGTCTTCGGCTTCCGCATCGGGAGGCACTGGGTGGCGAGGACATGCTCCACCTGGGACGTCCCGATCCCGAAGGCGAGGGCGCCGAAAGCCCCATGCGTGGAAGTGTGGCTGTCCCCGCAGACGATCGTCATCCCGGGCTGCGTGTACCCGAGCTCGGGTCCGATCACGTGGACGATTCCCTGATTGGGATCGTTCATGTCGTAAAAAGGAATCCCGAAGTCCTGCGTGTTCTGCCGGAGCGCCTCGATCTGCTGGCGGGAGATGTCGTCGCGGATCGGGAGGGAGCGCGGCCACGTGGGCACATTGTGATCCACCGTCGCGACTGTCCGGTCCGGCCGCCGGACCTTCCGGCTCGCGAGACGGAGACCCTCGAAGGCCTGCGGCGACGTCACCTCGTGGACGAGGTGCAGATCTATGTAGAGGAGGTCCGGACCCGCCGCTGCCCCGTTCCCCGGCTCCCGGCCGGGGACGACGTGCGCGTCCCAGATCTTCTCGAAAAGCGTGCGAGGGGTCATCCGCCGACCTTCTCCCGGATTGCCGATGCCTTCGCCTGCTTCGCCCGGGGGACCGGAGTGAGCCAGCCGTATGGATCGGGGCGCTCCCCCTTCGCCAGGCCGAGGAGCTCCTTCTGGAGCTGCCGTGCCACGGGTCCCGGCTCGCCGGCGCCCACCGGAATCCGGTCCACGCTCCGGATCGGGCTGACCTCCGCGGCCGTTCCGGTGAAGAAGAGCTCATCCGCGATGTAGAGGGCTTCGCGCGGGACGTCCTCGAGAACGACGGGAATCCCGAGGTCGCGCGCGAGGGTGATGATACAATCGCGGGTGATCCCCGGAAGCATCGCTCCGTCCAGGGGCGGGGTATAGAGTACGCCCTTCCGCACCAGGAAGATGTTCTGGCCACTCCCTTCGCTGACTTTTCCTTCCTTGTTGAGGGCGATCGCTTCGGCGTACCCATTGGCGATCGCCTCCATCTTCATCAACTGCGCGTTCAGGTAATGGCCGCCAGCCTTCGCGAGCGTCGGGAAGGTGTTCGGCGACGGGCGCTGCCAGGAGGAGACACAGACGTCCACCCCCTGGTTCAGGGCGTCCGCCCCGAGGTAGGCCCCCCAGGGC harbors:
- a CDS encoding TorF family putative porin; protein product: MRRTFLAPAIIMAALSPMPGSAQEVDVSANAGWVSEYYYRGILQKASSASAGLDLAAGGFYAGTWGADVGDGAEIDVYAGYGLDLTEMASLSLGGTGYFYTGQFDDTYLEANVGLGVGPLALEYSFGQYSNFGDEVDYSFIGLTAERNGVYATIGAFGTDMALAEIGDAGKYLEAGFAFSAADLDWIISGIWNDSMLSSALDDEGEPTHELTLVAGVSKTFTIR
- a CDS encoding sigma 54-interacting transcriptional regulator, whose amino-acid sequence is MVEIQDRSRWLSLLYEAATLLDESSDVRAAVKPSLVALARHMNVEYATLTVLNRRTSEILVHEAVGLTDDQRQRARYRLGEGITGRVVQTGAPVVVPTISAEPLFLNRIRSGDERTTEMAFVCVPVRLGNETIGALSVERSYGHDVSFDEDIRVLSIIASLIAHAVRLQQFTEEEAALVAENERLQRELADKYRPANIIGNSREMAPVYEMIDQVARSDATVLIRGESGTGKELIAQAVHYGSPRAKGPFIRVNCAALPEGLIESELFGHEKGAFSGAVQQRVGRFERAAGGTIFLDEIGDLTPTVQVRLLRVLQEREFERVGGNKVLDADVRVVAATNRPLEKDMEEGRFRADLYYRLNVFPIHVPPLRERRTDIILLADHFIEKYSARHGRSIVRLSTPAIDLLMAYHWPGNVRELENAIERAVLLADSDVIHARLLPPSLQMARAEDARSGPLESQVEALEKELIIDALKVSRGNRAAAARLLGITERVMGLRVQKYALE
- a CDS encoding ammonium transporter — translated: MLVSTFLVFIMHLGFTSVEAGLTQSKNTTNIIFKNVAIVAIGLLTYALVGFNLMYPGDFSIAGVFGFAGFGIGTDAAGLTSAYNPGYTYWTDFIFQAMFAATAATIVSGAVAERIHLPSFLIFSTIYVALVYPVLGSWQWGGGWLSERNFHDFAGSTLVHSVGGWAALAGVILLGPRLGKYVNGTIRPIPGHNLTLAAAGMFLLWFGWYGFNGGSVLSADPGMVSLVFVTTSLAAAAGIVGAMLTSWTVQKHPDLTMILNGALAGLVGITAGADAVSVTSSILIGAIAGVLVVFSVILLDKWRLDDPVGAISVHLTCGIWGTLAVGIFSSDFNFMTQLIGVAAFGAVAFPAALLIFAAVKVTLGLRVSEEEERRGLDLTEHDMEAYPEFETFSLR
- a CDS encoding P-II family nitrogen regulator produces the protein MKLVIAYIQPHRLHHVKKALTDVGVARMSVSNAQGCGQQRGFTETYRGTEFEVQLLKKTRLEIAVNDNFLERTKDAIIAGARTGQFGDGVIFVLELGECLRIRTGETGSPAIG
- a CDS encoding DUF6252 family protein, with product MPKRVALCIALAVGLALSWSVSAQIPGLQAGTVTANVDGTPFTANVSLATVDEDGTLVLTNFGNAVQIQIPDARVGTFEIRLDEDGGLVGVILGLQVRNRMIAPTSGAITIESLDGENASGSFAFEGKDLEADAPVSVTDGRFQVRLAGGG
- a CDS encoding DUF3187 family protein, with amino-acid sequence MAIHLALSGFGLGASPAALAAQGLPPYASLNPVVEMRSGLSTLPRLEPGALWHAQVTTDYGSLIEYTAVTQEKFVLDAEIFSTRVSVARAVGGHGFVLAGITWSQAGDGQLDGLFDAYHDLIGVTVTGRDLRPENDFAYRFAVGQHEFEYEKASGFLGDLRVGAGLRHHDDWQSVFSVTLPTGTAPDGYRKGVASANLTTLVHRDFGREARYGYEGTFGVGVTPRRGELQDWQRTTFFLVAQGMRARLLGPLQAYANVVFVTPYYRDTGIPELNLHELTLDLGALVRFAAGPTWLAGMTQDLAPHGPAVDVVFRLGAYW
- a CDS encoding prephenate dehydratase, with product MSLAVAFQGELGAFSEEAVRTWFGPDVEPLPCREFRQVGEAVRSGRVPAGLLPVENTLAGTVQPAYDVLAEPGLAVVGEVILPIRHFLLGVPGATLEGLRRAISHPVALAQCGEFLSRHPGIEAVAVYDTAGAAKEVAEGKDPTVGAIAARRASKRYGLQVLAEDLQDRSDNQTRFLVIRREDGPPLPGEYTHADAGWKTALLVETENRPGALVDILQPLAEGGVNLTKLESRPGNTPWSYRFFLEFEGSPSPDAVERALEQVRARAQSVRVLGTYRPWRGPGTAS
- the leuD gene encoding 3-isopropylmalate dehydratase small subunit; this encodes MKPFRTVTGAAVPLDRVDVDTDQIIPKQFLKRIEKTGYGDFLFFDWRYLADGSPDPEFVLNRPEYGGAPILLAGRNFGCGSSREHAAWALENFGIRAVIAPSFADIFESNCYQNGLLPVTLPDTELRTLMDRALAHPGTKVTVDLERCLVTDDRGLESPFEVDPFRRDSLLQGLDDIDLTLKELDRIRAFEEAREQIA
- the leuC gene encoding 3-isopropylmalate dehydratase large subunit; translated protein: MTPRTLFEKIWDAHVVPGREPGNGAAAGPDLLYIDLHLVHEVTSPQAFEGLRLASRKVRRPDRTVATVDHNVPTWPRSLPIRDDISRQQIEALRQNTQDFGIPFYDMNDPNQGIVHVIGPELGYTQPGMTIVCGDSHTSTHGAFGALAFGIGTSQVEHVLATQCLPMRKPKTLLVEVKGTLPTGVTAKDLILAIIGEIGVDGAREHVIEYAGEAIRSLSMEGRMTICNMSIEAGARAGMMAPDETTFAYVRGRGHAPQGEAFDRAVERWRTLASDPGARYDRTVIIDAAKLAPTVTWGTNPGMVVPVTGSVPSPEDFTAPDDREAAKRALEYMGLTAGTPIQEIRVDRVFIGSCTNARIEDLRNAAATLRGRKVHPDVRAMVVPGSTWVKREAEEEGLDRIFQEAGFEWREAGCSMCLGMNPDILGPGERCASTSNRNFEGRQGRGGRTHLVSPQMAAAAAVAGHFVDIRSWGNDR
- a CDS encoding branched-chain amino acid transaminase — its product is MSAEFPESDGWIWRDGEFIPWKDARIHVMSHVVHYGSSVFEGIRCYSTPDGPAVLRLPDHLKRFTDSARIYRMDLRYSQEELEELSVELIRRNGFDECYLRPLAIRGYGAAGLNPSTSPIEVYLICWPWGAYLGADALNQGVDVCVSSWQRPSPNTFPTLAKAGGHYLNAQLMKMEAIANGYAEAIALNKEGKVSEGSGQNIFLVRKGVLYTPPLDGAMLPGITRDCIITLARDLGIPVVLEDVPREALYIADELFFTGTAAEVSPIRSVDRIPVGAGEPGPVARQLQKELLGLAKGERPDPYGWLTPVPRAKQAKASAIREKVGG